In Legionella sp. PATHC035, a genomic segment contains:
- a CDS encoding GspH/FimT family protein, with product MLVKKAAFTLIELLVTLLVLCVALVIALPALSNMLMNNRLTAYTDMFVNALNYARNNALNESMNVIVCPFGAAQSTTCGGNWGSGWIVVTQPTAGASTLLQSQQFFPSDPTLSGTVASVTFDPHGLTSTPSNFKFCDSRGGTFARSIEVLATGFVQSGSTPGQAVWDNSALACP from the coding sequence ATGTTAGTTAAAAAGGCAGCTTTTACCTTAATTGAGCTTTTGGTAACCTTATTGGTACTCTGTGTTGCGTTAGTTATCGCGCTTCCTGCGTTAAGTAATATGCTCATGAACAATCGTTTAACCGCTTACACCGATATGTTTGTGAATGCATTGAATTATGCGCGCAACAATGCCCTTAATGAATCAATGAATGTCATCGTTTGCCCGTTCGGAGCAGCGCAATCTACTACGTGTGGCGGAAATTGGGGATCTGGATGGATAGTTGTAACCCAGCCTACAGCAGGTGCAAGTACCTTATTGCAAAGCCAACAATTTTTTCCCTCAGATCCGACACTTTCAGGCACGGTGGCAAGCGTAACTTTTGATCCGCATGGATTAACCTCCACGCCCAGTAATTTCAAATTTTGTGACAGTCGAGGTGGAACTTTTGCACGCTCCATAGAAGTGTTAGCAACTGGATTTGTCCAATCTGGTTCAACACCCGGGCAAGCTGTCTGGGACAACAGCGCACTTGCATGCCCTTAA